The Blattabacterium cuenoti genome includes a region encoding these proteins:
- a CDS encoding co-chaperone GroES, giving the protein MVEVKIKPLADRVLVQPDPAETKTASGIIIPDTAKEKPQKGTIIAVGRGKKDDPMILKKGDRVLYGKYSGTELKWEGEEYLIMRESDVIAII; this is encoded by the coding sequence ATGGTGGAAGTAAAGATTAAACCTTTAGCAGATCGCGTTCTCGTACAGCCTGATCCTGCTGAAACAAAAACAGCTTCAGGTATAATTATTCCTGATACAGCAAAAGAGAAACCACAAAAAGGAACCATAATAGCAGTAGGAAGAGGAAAAAAGGATGATCCTATGATTTTAAAAAAAGGAGATAGAGTTTTGTACGGAAAATATTCTGGAACAGAATTAAAATGGGAAGGAGAAGAATATCTTATTATGCGAGAATCTGATGTAATAGCTATTATATGA
- a CDS encoding zinc metallopeptidase produces the protein MTYYLIIGTTFLVSVIVNAILKKKFKEYSKIHLHSCMSGKEVAKKMLTDNGITDVHVLSVEEDLTDHYNPLNKTINLSEKVYNGRSAACAAVAAHECGHAIQHKLGYNLLKIRNHLVSILNFSSKFTNLAIMSGLTIFYSSGGKDSFILKLGIGLFLFVILFSFITLPIEFDASNRALTWMRNKNIVNYQEYNKAKESLNWAAMTYVVSALGSLAQLIYFLSFFTNTSRKDEQI, from the coding sequence ATGACTTACTATTTAATTATTGGCACTACTTTTTTAGTAAGTGTTATTGTTAATGCAATTTTAAAAAAGAAATTCAAAGAATATTCTAAAATTCATTTGCATTCTTGTATGAGTGGAAAAGAAGTAGCGAAAAAAATGTTAACAGACAATGGAATTACTGATGTTCATGTTCTTTCAGTCGAAGAAGATCTGACTGATCATTATAATCCTCTAAACAAAACAATAAATTTAAGTGAAAAAGTTTACAATGGAAGATCAGCAGCTTGCGCGGCTGTAGCAGCTCATGAATGTGGGCACGCGATACAACACAAGTTAGGTTATAATTTATTAAAGATACGGAATCATTTAGTGTCTATTCTGAATTTTAGTTCTAAATTCACTAATTTAGCCATAATGTCGGGTTTAACTATTTTTTACAGTTCAGGAGGAAAAGATTCTTTTATTCTTAAATTAGGAATAGGATTGTTTTTATTCGTAATTCTTTTTTCTTTTATAACTTTACCAATAGAATTTGATGCAAGCAATAGAGCCTTGACTTGGATGAGAAACAAAAATATAGTTAATTATCAAGAATATAATAAGGCAAAGGAATCTTTAAATTGGGCTGCTATGACTTATGTGGTTTCTGCTTTAGGCAGTTTAGCTCAACTGATATATTTTTTATCTTTTTTCACAAATACAAGTAGAAAAGATGAACAGATCTAA
- a CDS encoding ABC transporter ATP-binding protein yields the protein MSGLFAFSKKYCQRYKLRLCIGFLLILISNILTLLPIPYIGKSINTIKNLFISFSNASNSFYLKKEICIYTSIILIVPIIGGFVKYHMRQCIITTSRMIEFDIKNEIFSHYQRLSLSFYKKNSTGDLMNRLTEDVSFIRQYIGPGIMYFVNLFVLFFMVFVQMLRINKIITFYVILPIPVLFVSIYYISVYITKKSEKVQRYQSLICSFIQDTFSGIHVVKSFVAESFFQNKHKRIISEYKKRNIELAKINTILSSVIIFFIGTSHLLILFFGGKKYFEGEIREIGTIAEFFTYINVLIFPFIMLGWVVSIVERAKVSQIRISEFLKEKPEIFNNNLIKTKIFGKVQFKDVSFIYYKNKNDTKNQNHTISKISFSLMKGGTLILTGETGSGKTTIGRLISRLYDPHKGEILIDNLSLKNHNLSDFRNNIGYVPQESFLFSDSIYNNIALGSRKKVTQCKVYEAARKAMIEDEILNFKNGYETVIGERGITLSGGQKQRICIARALIRNPKILIFDDSFSAIDQKTRKLIINYIKKGMRNSTIIIITHDTSYVSDFDLFIVLKDGKISRIESQNILL from the coding sequence ATGAGTGGTTTATTTGCTTTTAGCAAAAAATATTGTCAAAGATACAAATTACGTTTGTGTATAGGTTTTTTATTGATTCTAATATCAAATATTTTAACTCTTCTCCCTATTCCTTATATCGGAAAATCTATTAACACAATTAAAAATTTATTTATCAGTTTTTCAAATGCATCAAATTCTTTCTATTTAAAAAAAGAGATCTGTATTTATACTAGCATTATACTAATAGTTCCAATCATAGGAGGTTTTGTTAAATATCATATGCGACAATGTATTATAACAACATCTAGAATGATAGAATTTGATATAAAGAATGAAATTTTTTCACATTATCAAAGATTGAGTTTGTCTTTTTATAAGAAAAATTCAACAGGAGATTTAATGAACAGACTTACGGAAGATGTTTCTTTTATAAGACAATACATAGGTCCTGGAATAATGTATTTTGTAAACCTTTTTGTTCTTTTTTTCATGGTTTTTGTACAAATGTTACGAATTAACAAAATCATCACTTTTTATGTGATTTTGCCGATTCCTGTTCTTTTTGTTTCTATTTATTATATAAGTGTTTATATTACTAAAAAAAGTGAAAAAGTTCAAAGATATCAATCACTTATATGTTCTTTTATTCAAGATACTTTTTCTGGAATTCATGTTGTTAAATCATTTGTAGCAGAATCTTTTTTTCAAAATAAACATAAGAGAATTATATCTGAATATAAAAAAAGAAATATAGAATTAGCAAAAATAAATACTATTTTATCTTCTGTTATAATATTTTTCATAGGAACCAGTCATTTGTTAATTCTTTTTTTTGGAGGAAAAAAATATTTTGAAGGAGAGATAAGAGAGATAGGAACCATTGCTGAATTTTTTACATACATTAATGTATTGATTTTTCCTTTCATTATGTTGGGATGGGTCGTTTCTATTGTAGAAAGGGCTAAAGTATCACAAATTCGCATAAGTGAATTTTTAAAAGAAAAACCAGAAATTTTCAATAATAACTTGATAAAAACAAAAATTTTTGGAAAAGTTCAGTTTAAAGATGTTAGCTTCATTTATTATAAAAATAAAAATGATACAAAAAATCAAAATCATACAATTAGTAAAATCTCTTTTAGTCTCATGAAAGGAGGAACTTTGATTTTAACGGGAGAAACAGGATCAGGAAAGACAACTATAGGAAGATTAATATCACGTTTATATGATCCTCATAAAGGAGAAATATTAATAGATAATTTATCTTTGAAAAATCATAATTTATCTGATTTCAGAAACAATATAGGTTATGTTCCTCAAGAATCTTTTCTTTTTTCAGATTCAATTTACAATAATATTGCTTTGGGAAGCAGAAAAAAAGTAACTCAATGTAAAGTATATGAAGCGGCAAGGAAAGCTATGATAGAAGATGAAATCTTAAATTTTAAAAATGGATACGAAACAGTTATAGGAGAGAGAGGTATTACTTTATCTGGAGGACAAAAACAAAGAATATGCATAGCAAGAGCTCTTATAAGAAATCCAAAAATTCTTATATTTGATGATAGTTTTTCCGCTATAGACCAGAAAACTAGAAAGTTAATTATTAATTATATAAAAAAAGGAATGAGAAATAGTACCATTATTATTATCACTCATGATACTTCATATGTTTCTGATTTTGATTTATTTATTGTTTTAAAAGATGGAAAAATATCAAGAATAGAAAGTCAAAATATTTTGTTATAG
- the secG gene encoding preprotein translocase subunit SecG, with amino-acid sequence METTPITIFGFLIIIMCLLLILVILIQNPKKESINQTFMEKNFRFFGVKRTNTFLENFTWFLSIIIFFLTLFFNFFLKSKH; translated from the coding sequence ATGGAAACAACACCTATAACCATATTTGGATTTCTTATTATTATAATGTGTCTTCTTCTTATATTGGTTATACTAATACAAAATCCTAAAAAAGAAAGTATTAATCAAACTTTTATGGAAAAAAATTTTAGATTTTTTGGAGTAAAAAGAACAAATACATTTCTAGAAAATTTTACTTGGTTTTTATCCATTATTATATTCTTTTTAACTTTATTTTTCAATTTTTTCCTAAAATCAAAACATTAA
- the nusB gene encoding transcription antitermination factor NusB: MLQSIEELHNLYISLLFLILKIRENALKINLYNGKNTDPIKKFAYNSVIKILSNNKYLIEEYSSTENSGKILWKKQDEYIFILLQEMQKSIVCKKYFDKPCTSFEEEKKFLIKYYKNIVIPNKKLIGYIEDLYINGKENLCIAHTMVCKTLRFIKHSTPQNFKLYNIYKNNENKKFIIDLYRNTIFHKNEFNNLINDISNNWDIKRIAIIDLIILQMAICEFLYFPNIPPKATMNEYIEITKIFCMEKSKIFINGILDQIFKLLHKKNKIFKIGKGLM; encoded by the coding sequence ATGCTTCAAAGCATTGAAGAATTGCATAATTTATATATCTCTCTTCTTTTTTTAATCTTGAAAATTAGAGAAAATGCTCTGAAAATAAATCTATACAATGGAAAAAACACAGATCCAATAAAAAAATTTGCATATAACTCCGTAATTAAAATACTGTCTAATAATAAATATTTGATCGAAGAATATAGTTCTACAGAAAATTCAGGAAAAATTTTATGGAAAAAACAAGACGAATATATTTTTATTTTATTACAAGAGATGCAAAAATCAATTGTCTGCAAAAAATATTTTGATAAACCTTGTACTTCTTTTGAAGAAGAAAAAAAATTTCTTATAAAGTATTATAAAAACATCGTGATTCCCAATAAAAAACTGATAGGATACATAGAAGATCTATATATTAATGGAAAAGAAAATTTATGTATAGCTCATACCATGGTTTGCAAAACTTTACGGTTTATAAAACATTCTACTCCTCAAAATTTTAAATTATATAACATTTACAAAAATAATGAAAATAAAAAATTCATTATTGATTTATATAGAAATACTATTTTTCACAAAAATGAATTTAATAATTTAATTAATGATATATCAAATAACTGGGATATAAAAAGAATAGCTATTATAGATTTAATTATATTGCAAATGGCTATTTGTGAGTTCTTATATTTTCCAAATATACCTCCGAAAGCCACTATGAATGAATATATAGAAATAACAAAAATATTTTGTATGGAAAAAAGTAAAATTTTTATTAATGGGATATTAGATCAAATATTTAAACTTTTACATAAAAAAAATAAAATATTCAAAATAGGAAAAGGACTTATGTAA
- the yajC gene encoding preprotein translocase subunit YajC: protein MFFLLQQNSIANTIWMFALIFIIFYFFMIRPQIRKQKIERKFQDNLKKGNYIVTNSGMHGKIIEIADNFCILETVTGKIKLEKNTVSKELTQLRYNETLNKQDEKQEKK, encoded by the coding sequence ATGTTTTTTTTATTGCAACAAAATTCTATTGCAAATACTATTTGGATGTTTGCATTGATTTTTATTATATTCTATTTTTTTATGATACGCCCTCAAATACGAAAACAAAAAATTGAAAGAAAATTTCAGGACAATCTAAAAAAAGGAAATTATATAGTAACCAATTCGGGAATGCACGGAAAAATCATAGAAATTGCAGATAACTTTTGTATCCTAGAAACTGTTACAGGAAAAATAAAACTTGAAAAAAATACAGTTTCAAAGGAACTTACTCAATTACGTTATAATGAAACTTTGAATAAACAAGATGAAAAACAGGAAAAAAAATGA
- the groL gene encoding chaperonin GroEL (60 kDa chaperone family; promotes refolding of misfolded polypeptides especially under stressful conditions; forms two stacked rings of heptamers to form a barrel-shaped 14mer; ends can be capped by GroES; misfolded proteins enter the barrel where they are refolded when GroES binds), with product MAKDIKFDIEARDKLKKGVDALANAVKVTLGPKGRNVVLQKSFGGPQVTKDGVTVAKEIELEDPIENLGAQMVKEVASKTNDVAGDGTTTATVLAQAIVREGLKNVAAGANPMDLKRGIDKALEAVILDLRKQSREVGGNTDKIKQVASISANNDEKTGSLIADAFEKVGKEGVITVEEAKGTDTSVDVVEGMQFDRGYQSPYFVTNTEKMITEFDQPQILLSDKKIAAMKDLLPILEPVAQSGRPLLIISEEVEGEALATLVVNKIRGTLKVAAIKAPGFGDRRKSMLEDIAILTGGTVISEETGSKLEDVKLNMLGKAERVIIDKDNTTIVNGGGNKRDIRARVDQIKAQIESTTSDYDKEKLQERLAKLAGGVAVLYVGAASEVEMKEKKDRVDDALNATRAAVEEGIVAGGGVALVRAINSLDNLKGENVDQDTGIQIVRRSLEEPLRQIVANAGGEGSVVVAKVAEGKGDYGYDAKIGEYKNMIVEGIIDPTKVARVALENAASVSGMLLTTECVVTEIKKDEGNVAPPMPGSGGGGMGGMM from the coding sequence ATGGCAAAAGATATAAAATTTGATATTGAAGCAAGAGATAAACTAAAAAAAGGAGTAGATGCATTAGCTAATGCAGTCAAGGTCACTTTAGGACCAAAAGGTCGTAATGTTGTATTGCAAAAATCGTTTGGAGGCCCTCAAGTGACAAAAGATGGTGTAACTGTAGCTAAAGAAATTGAATTAGAAGATCCTATAGAGAATCTTGGAGCTCAAATGGTGAAAGAAGTCGCTTCTAAAACAAATGATGTTGCAGGAGATGGAACTACAACTGCAACTGTTTTGGCACAAGCTATTGTTAGAGAAGGATTAAAAAACGTAGCGGCTGGAGCGAATCCTATGGATTTAAAAAGAGGAATAGATAAAGCTTTAGAAGCTGTAATTCTGGATTTAAGAAAACAGTCTAGAGAAGTTGGAGGAAATACAGATAAGATAAAACAAGTAGCTTCTATTTCTGCAAATAACGACGAAAAAACTGGTTCTTTAATAGCTGATGCTTTTGAAAAAGTAGGAAAAGAAGGAGTTATTACTGTGGAAGAAGCAAAAGGAACAGATACATCAGTTGATGTTGTTGAAGGAATGCAATTTGATAGAGGTTATCAGTCTCCATATTTTGTAACAAATACCGAAAAGATGATCACTGAGTTTGATCAACCTCAAATTTTATTATCTGATAAAAAAATAGCAGCAATGAAAGATTTGTTGCCTATATTGGAACCTGTAGCACAATCTGGTAGACCATTGCTTATTATTTCTGAAGAAGTTGAAGGAGAGGCTTTAGCTACATTAGTAGTAAATAAAATACGCGGAACTCTAAAAGTTGCTGCTATTAAAGCTCCTGGATTTGGAGATAGAAGGAAATCCATGTTAGAAGATATAGCTATTTTAACAGGAGGGACTGTTATTTCTGAAGAAACAGGAAGCAAGTTAGAAGATGTAAAATTAAATATGCTAGGAAAAGCAGAAAGAGTTATCATAGATAAAGATAATACTACTATTGTTAATGGAGGAGGGAACAAAAGAGACATAAGAGCACGTGTTGATCAAATCAAAGCACAAATAGAATCAACTACATCAGATTACGATAAGGAAAAATTGCAGGAACGTCTGGCAAAATTAGCAGGAGGAGTTGCAGTTCTTTATGTTGGAGCAGCATCTGAAGTCGAAATGAAAGAAAAAAAAGATCGTGTAGATGACGCTTTAAATGCTACAAGAGCTGCAGTAGAAGAGGGTATTGTAGCAGGAGGGGGAGTGGCTTTAGTTAGAGCTATTAATTCTTTAGATAATCTAAAAGGAGAAAATGTAGATCAAGATACAGGAATTCAAATAGTTAGAAGATCTTTAGAAGAGCCTTTACGTCAAATTGTAGCTAATGCAGGAGGAGAAGGATCTGTTGTTGTTGCTAAAGTAGCTGAAGGGAAGGGAGATTATGGATATGATGCTAAAATTGGAGAATATAAAAATATGATTGTAGAAGGAATCATAGATCCTACTAAGGTTGCTAGAGTAGCATTAGAAAATGCAGCGTCAGTATCCGGTATGTTGTTGACAACTGAATGCGTTGTAACAGAAATTAAAAAAGACGAGGGAAATGTAGCACCTCCAATGCCTGGATCTGGAGGAGGAGGAATGGGAGGAATGATGTAA
- a CDS encoding DUF3276 family protein → MDEKENIKERNEICSRTLKTGSRTYFFDARETRAGDYYLTITESKKSFSETGEVTYKKHKIYLYKEDFSKFQSILDDMIRFIINEKGREVISERHQKDFKNHTTYNQNQGQEAKESQKKTSEIKDFTNINFEDI, encoded by the coding sequence ATGGACGAAAAAGAAAATATCAAAGAGAGAAATGAAATTTGTTCACGGACTCTAAAAACTGGTAGTCGCACGTATTTTTTTGATGCGAGAGAAACAAGAGCAGGAGATTATTACTTGACCATCACTGAAAGTAAGAAAAGCTTTTCTGAAACAGGAGAAGTTACTTATAAAAAACACAAAATCTATTTGTATAAAGAGGATTTTTCAAAATTCCAAAGTATACTTGATGATATGATTCGATTTATTATTAATGAGAAAGGAAGAGAAGTAATTTCGGAACGTCATCAGAAAGATTTTAAGAATCATACAACATATAATCAAAATCAGGGTCAAGAGGCAAAAGAGAGTCAAAAAAAAACGTCAGAAATAAAGGATTTCACAAATATTAATTTTGAGGATATTTAA
- a CDS encoding sigma 54-interacting transcriptional regulator codes for MESIQNIKQKFGIIGYDYALHRALEKTVQVAPTDISVLVLGESGVGKEFIPKIIHQFSSRKHNSYIAVNCGAIPEGTIDSELFGHEKGSFTGATSMRKGYFEGANGGTIFLDEVGELPLTTQVRLLRILESGEFIKVGSSKIQKTDIRIVAATNLNMIESIQRGKFREDLYYRLNTVQINVPPLRFRKNDIKFLFKKFSNDFSEKYHMPPIFLTEESLKYLENYSWPGNIRQLKNITEQISVVEKKREISIEKLKEYIPENIPSISFSHNETFFQGFSRERDLLYKILFDIKKNLNDLKNITFQLVKNHPNPRFIKDNQQIMEKVFGKMIYKRDDSIFQLEDSSKPSSEEDFDYEEIEEDSSKNEFSSFSLQKKEIEFIRKTLKKNNGRRRKTATELGISERTLYRKIKQYGL; via the coding sequence ATGGAATCTATCCAAAATATAAAACAAAAATTTGGAATCATTGGATATGATTATGCTTTACATCGAGCTTTAGAAAAAACAGTGCAAGTGGCTCCTACTGATATTTCTGTATTAGTTCTTGGAGAAAGTGGTGTAGGAAAAGAGTTTATTCCAAAAATTATTCATCAATTCTCTTCCAGAAAACATAATTCTTATATTGCAGTAAATTGTGGGGCTATTCCAGAAGGAACTATTGATAGTGAACTTTTTGGACATGAAAAAGGATCTTTCACAGGGGCTACAAGTATGCGAAAGGGTTATTTTGAAGGAGCTAATGGAGGGACTATATTTTTAGATGAAGTAGGAGAGCTTCCTCTGACTACACAAGTACGTCTTCTTAGGATTTTAGAATCAGGAGAATTCATTAAAGTTGGTTCTTCTAAGATTCAAAAAACCGATATACGAATTGTTGCTGCTACTAATTTAAATATGATAGAATCTATACAAAGAGGAAAATTCAGAGAGGATTTATATTATCGTCTTAATACAGTACAAATTAATGTTCCTCCTTTGCGATTTCGTAAAAATGATATCAAATTTTTGTTCAAAAAATTCTCTAATGATTTTTCTGAAAAGTATCATATGCCTCCGATTTTTCTTACTGAAGAATCTTTGAAATACTTAGAAAATTATTCTTGGCCAGGGAATATCAGACAATTAAAAAATATTACAGAACAAATTTCTGTCGTGGAAAAAAAACGTGAAATTTCTATAGAAAAATTAAAAGAATATATTCCAGAAAATATTCCTTCAATATCATTTTCTCACAATGAAACTTTCTTTCAAGGATTTTCTAGGGAAAGAGATTTACTGTATAAAATTTTGTTTGATATAAAGAAAAATTTAAATGATTTGAAAAATATTACTTTTCAATTGGTTAAAAATCATCCAAATCCAAGATTTATTAAAGATAATCAACAAATTATGGAAAAAGTTTTTGGAAAAATGATTTATAAGAGAGATGATTCAATTTTTCAATTGGAAGATTCATCTAAACCTTCTTCTGAGGAAGATTTTGATTATGAAGAAATAGAAGAAGATTCATCAAAAAATGAATTTTCTTCTTTTTCTTTACAAAAAAAGGAAATAGAATTTATTAGAAAAACTTTAAAAAAAAATAATGGAAGAAGAAGGAAAACAGCAACGGAATTAGGAATTTCCGAAAGGACACTATATAGAAAAATTAAACAATATGGCTTGTAA
- a CDS encoding 30S ribosomal protein THX — protein sequence MGKGDKKTKKGKIRNKTYGKLRPNPRNARKKKKNN from the coding sequence ATGGGAAAAGGAGATAAAAAAACTAAAAAAGGAAAAATAAGAAACAAAACTTATGGAAAACTTCGTCCAAATCCAAGAAACGCTAGAAAAAAGAAAAAAAACAATTAG
- a CDS encoding KdsC family phosphatase has translation MNIMNDINTFIFDVDGVLTNCTLNLFPDGNMVRQMFAKDGYAMQLAKKKGYNLCIITSGSDLMVFRRLRGLNIRYIYQGVDDKKKYLDEYCNIFNIAKRKVLYMGDDIPDIEIMKSVALPCSPIDAVQEVKNISKYVSPRKGGRGCVRDVIEQTLKIQKNWF, from the coding sequence ATGAATATAATGAATGATATTAATACTTTTATATTTGATGTAGATGGAGTATTAACAAATTGTACCTTGAATTTATTTCCAGATGGAAATATGGTTCGTCAAATGTTTGCTAAGGATGGATATGCTATGCAGTTAGCAAAAAAAAAAGGTTATAATTTGTGTATTATTACAAGTGGTTCTGATTTAATGGTTTTTAGACGTTTAAGAGGTTTGAATATCCGTTATATTTACCAAGGAGTTGATGACAAAAAGAAATATCTGGATGAGTATTGTAATATATTTAATATTGCAAAAAGGAAAGTTCTTTACATGGGAGATGATATTCCAGATATTGAAATTATGAAATCTGTAGCTTTACCTTGTTCTCCAATAGATGCAGTTCAAGAAGTTAAAAACATATCTAAATATGTTTCTCCGAGAAAAGGAGGAAGAGGGTGCGTGAGAGATGTAATTGAACAAACTTTGAAAATTCAAAAGAATTGGTTTTAA
- the coaE gene encoding dephospho-CoA kinase (Dephospho-CoA kinase (CoaE) performs the final step in coenzyme A biosynthesis.) yields the protein MKFFLIGITGKMGSGKSLFSSFFKKKGIPVYCSDKRGKILMNQTKIIKKNVIKHFGKDSYKKEKINTTYLSKIVFNNSSALKLLCSIVHPWISIDFKNWISSVQKKTLYVIKESAILFESGSYKECDIIITVTSSVENMIERIIKRDNLNENQIINRLKNQISNKKREKKSHFIINNYSSATFLQKKADIIHKLLENLYKNQYGKRR from the coding sequence ATGAAATTTTTTTTGATAGGAATAACGGGAAAAATGGGATCTGGAAAAAGTTTATTTTCTTCTTTCTTCAAAAAAAAAGGAATCCCTGTTTACTGTTCAGATAAAAGGGGGAAAATATTAATGAATCAAACAAAAATTATCAAAAAAAATGTTATTAAACATTTTGGAAAAGACTCTTATAAAAAAGAAAAAATTAATACAACCTACTTATCTAAAATTGTTTTCAACAATTCTTCTGCATTAAAATTACTATGTTCTATCGTCCATCCATGGATTTCAATTGATTTTAAAAATTGGATTTCTTCTGTACAGAAAAAAACTCTATATGTTATAAAAGAATCTGCTATATTATTTGAAAGTGGAAGTTATAAAGAATGTGATATTATTATCACTGTAACTTCATCCGTAGAAAATATGATTGAAAGAATCATAAAAAGAGATAATTTAAATGAAAATCAAATTATAAATCGTCTAAAAAATCAAATTTCTAACAAGAAAAGAGAAAAAAAATCTCATTTTATTATTAATAACTATTCATCTGCAACTTTTTTACAAAAAAAAGCAGATATAATACATAAATTACTCGAAAATTTATACAAAAATCAATATGGGAAAAGGAGATAA
- the miaB gene encoding tRNA (N6-isopentenyl adenosine(37)-C2)-methylthiotransferase MiaB codes for MEKNQKKLNKSFYIETYGCQMNVADSEIVTSILCNDGFFLSEYLEEANIILFNSCSVREKAELTLKKRLEQLQFVKKKKKILFGVIGCLSKKVRDLLLKEKKIDFFVNQNSYKELSNFIRYASIGKKYLYFNPQVNHQKKETYADISPFIKKKKITTFLSITRGCDNMCTFCIVPFTRGREISSNPYYIIDECKRLYKNGYKEITLLGQNVDSYKWNKGLITIDFSDLLSLLAIEIPLMRIRFSTSNPHDMSDKVLKIISKHSNICKHIHLPVQSGSNKILKLMNRKYTREKYLSLVKKIRTIIPECSISHDIMTGFCNEEEKDHQDTIDLMNQIQYNYGYMFSYSPRPGTYAYRKLEDNVPKNVKKERLKEIIDLQKKHSLFRLKEYLGKVQEVLIEGESKRNNQYWYGRNTQNLVVVFPKESYKMGNIVSVKITDSTSATLIGKIYKKTWNLSKI; via the coding sequence ATGGAAAAAAATCAAAAAAAATTAAATAAAAGTTTTTATATAGAAACCTATGGTTGTCAAATGAACGTTGCTGATAGCGAGATAGTTACTTCTATTTTGTGTAATGATGGTTTTTTTTTATCTGAATATTTAGAGGAAGCGAATATAATATTATTCAATTCTTGTTCTGTTAGAGAAAAAGCAGAATTAACCTTAAAAAAAAGATTAGAACAATTACAATTTGTCAAAAAAAAGAAAAAAATTTTATTTGGCGTTATAGGGTGTCTGTCAAAAAAAGTAAGAGATCTTCTTTTAAAGGAAAAAAAAATAGATTTTTTTGTAAATCAAAATTCTTACAAAGAATTGTCGAATTTTATTCGTTATGCTTCAATTGGGAAAAAATACTTGTACTTTAATCCTCAAGTTAATCATCAAAAAAAAGAAACATATGCAGATATAAGTCCATTTATCAAAAAAAAGAAAATAACAACTTTTTTAAGTATAACCAGAGGATGTGATAATATGTGTACATTTTGTATTGTTCCTTTTACCAGAGGAAGAGAAATAAGCAGTAACCCATATTACATCATTGATGAATGTAAACGTTTGTATAAAAATGGATATAAAGAAATTACTCTTTTAGGACAAAATGTTGATTCTTATAAATGGAATAAAGGATTAATTACTATAGACTTTTCAGATCTTTTGAGTCTTTTAGCTATAGAAATACCCTTAATGAGAATAAGGTTTTCTACATCTAATCCTCATGATATGTCTGATAAAGTTCTAAAAATTATTTCTAAACATTCAAATATTTGTAAGCATATTCATTTACCCGTTCAATCTGGAAGTAACAAAATACTGAAACTAATGAATAGAAAATACACACGTGAAAAATATCTTTCTTTAGTTAAGAAGATTAGAACCATAATTCCTGAATGTTCTATCTCACATGATATCATGACTGGATTCTGTAATGAAGAAGAAAAAGATCATCAAGATACTATTGATTTAATGAATCAAATTCAATATAATTACGGTTATATGTTTTCTTATTCTCCTAGACCTGGTACTTATGCATATAGAAAATTAGAAGATAATGTTCCTAAAAATGTGAAAAAAGAACGATTAAAAGAGATTATTGATTTACAAAAAAAACATTCATTATTTAGATTGAAAGAATATTTGGGAAAAGTTCAAGAAGTTTTGATAGAAGGGGAATCAAAAAGAAACAATCAATATTGGTATGGAAGAAATACACAAAATTTAGTTGTAGTATTTCCTAAAGAATCCTATAAAATGGGAAATATCGTTTCTGTGAAAATTACAGATTCTACATCTGCAACTTTGATAGGAAAAATTTATAAAAAAACATGGAATCTATCCAAAATATAA